Genomic window (Rosa chinensis cultivar Old Blush chromosome 6, RchiOBHm-V2, whole genome shotgun sequence):
GTAAATTCAATTATTTTATGTGGTCTTGGAAAAAACTATGGGAATACAGGAACATTCATTTGGAAATGTGTTACATTGTAGATGCATATATAATGTGTATCGGAAGGGTAATGCACTTGATCGGCAtatgttttttttaaaaatattttagaCTGTTCTTTGTATTTGTAGGACACATATATTGTGCCATATGGCTTTTGAGTTGAATTTGGATAGGCGAAGTGATGGATTTGTGAAGGTTCATGATCTTTTAGAGCTAAACTTTAAGACATTTGCTAATATTTCATTGAGCTCATATACTGTTGATGTGATTAAGGAGGTTAGTCTtaactttctttaaacttaatgATTGGAAGCGAGTAGGCTTTGGTATTCATTTGTTGTTTAGATGAACTACCTAAAGTGGAGATTTTATTATTGGAATCTTCTTTGTAGGCTGTCAGAAGGGATAATAAGAGTGTTTCAGCCTCTTGGAAGAAAATGGGGAACTTTTGATATGTGCAAACCAAGGCCACTCAACAACGGTAACTATCCTCGTTTATCTTGCATAGTTCTTCAAGTTTGATATATTAAGCTCCTTTTATAGAGATTCAAACCATTTAATACATGCTACAATTCGAACTGttttcttgtatatatgttatTACATTGTACTGAATATGAAAGTAATATTTCTATGTAATCTTGTGATCACGGTCAGGTCAGAGACGCTAGTCTTCATTCTTATACAAGGCTTGTAAAGTTTTGAAGATAGGGTTTGCTATAATACGCTATGAGTTGATTTCCTTGATTATATTTTGATATATTTATATGCTTTTTGTAGTGTTTATGACTACATAAAGTAGgtagtaaaagaaaaaagaaatatgcTCTTCTACTCTATTTGATTGTTGTTTTTTGTGGCAGAACACATGCTCCACTTATTTTGGCAAGGACAAATCATTGGAGTTCATGCAGCTATGGATCTATTCAAGGTTGATAGAACATACTTAATGAGAAATTTAGTATAGTCAAAGTTCtcaaaaacgctaggcgctagtcgggcggtgacccgGGGACTAGCGCCCAAGGGCCTATGCGGGGACTAggtggtttttaattttttaattatttttattacgtataattatatatataaaaatattaaaattccaaaaatagttaaaatcgaaaaaaaatgttttagaATGTGACAATCAAACTTATtattagccaaaaaaaaaaaaaaaaacaatcattcTAGACATTGCGTTTAGGGTGGAAGAGACCTAGCGGTGCACTGACTAGATGTCTTGTCGTTACCTAGTCAAATATTACGACTGTGAGGAGAACCAAACGATGTCGTGTTAGAGGCGATTTACATTCAATGAAATCAGAGCCTTGCGTAATCACTAATCTTTCAAGTCTTttccctctcctccttctctttctcgCTTAgtgctttctctctcctccaattTTTCCGGCGATTCGTAACTCACCGAGCCAGAGACGATGAAAGAAGACAAAGATCAACAGACGGATATCACCAACGATAGTGCAAAGTGGAAGCTGGAAGACCCCGCCATCAGTGTTCTACTCGTGAAATAGAAAGCTCAAAGCTCCCTCTCGTCCAATTCAAAGGCGagtaggcggccgcctaggcctTTTTTTAGAATCTTGAGTATGGTAGTTACGGTACTTCTTTAATTTCATTTTGTAGTTGATTCTCCTTAGATTGGATTTTAGTCTGTATACATATTCTGATAGTGTATTTTGGTGactaatatatttgttttgGCGCTTTTAAGAATGCTTGcaagatatatttttttttggatggtTAAAGGACACGGTTTATGTGTCCTTATAGGCAAATGATgactctttcttttccattttcagGACAATTTTCAGGACACAAAAATTGTGTCCTAGTAAGGTAAAGATGACACATTTTTCTTGATATAAGAACACATTTTAGGTGTCCTCTATTGGTTGCAAGAACACTTATTTTGGACTTTTAAGGATACAGTTTAAGTGTCTTAGCAAGAAAAAGAGGACATTTCCTTGTATATGACTTACAATGACTGCTGAATAAATGACTCTTTTTTTTAGAGTCCTTAAATGTATTAGAGGACTCTTTTCCAGTATCCTTAGATAtaatttttctagtagtgagaaGTATTATTGATGTCATAATTACTTAATTAGTATCGAAATGGTCACTTGTAGGACTAGCAGTAGCACTTGTGATGGGAATAACTTCTGCAGAATCAGATTTTCTACTTGCGCTTTTAAAGGAGTGAACCCTATCGGCTGCCTCCGATTGACTTCATCGATATCAGCCACTTGTTCCATCCCTGCCATTTCCTTGAGCTTGATCTCTTGCAAAAACATGGTGCCCGACTGAGCTATCTTATAGCTTTGTGGGTTGTTTCAGTTTCAGCTGAGGTAGTATATATCCATGTGTTGTTGATTATGACTTAATTGGTATTGCATGATAACGTGGGTATTGAGGTGCCGATAAAATAATGTGGTGTGCGGCATTTTACTTTTTGAAACAGTGGTGCGCGACATTTTAATAACGACTTGATGACGATGCTGAAAGTCTGAAACAAGCAGATGGGTACTTGATAATGTAATGGCTGATGATTCATCAAAAACAACTGAATGGTCATGCTTAGTATATAATAGTAAACTTGCATTTTCTTGAGTCGAATTCTATTCAATTCAAGCATGTACAGGTATTCCATGCGCTTCATTActtttttaaagttttttttttttttttaggagggAAAGGAAATTACAACGAGAAATCTCTACTACAACCAAACCTAAACTTATCAAAATTGAATGCTGAGAGGGCAAATAAAGGGAGCTTCTCTTTCCAAGTAATTGGGTTCTTCTGTCGATGACCTTGTCGTCATTGTGAAATTTTACTCTGATTTTTAAAAAATTATGAGGATATTCAAGCACCACGTAGATTGATGGGACTGGGACGTAACTTACATCGGGCGTATTCTAGCCGTACTCAATTAATAATTAGGAAAAGCTTACTTTATTATTGGGGACCTTTGTGCATGCATTACAGgtaattgttattattattttttggttaAACAAATGTAGAGGCAATAATTGTATTTGTATCTCAATCTTGAGTAAATGTGTTGTGGTGGATTCTTTGAGTCATCAAATacaatattatttttattaaaacaaatattaataaatgtaaCTAGAAACAAAATGGTTAAAAATATTTTCATCCGAATTATTTTTATAGCAAACTACATATACTCCCTTATCAAGATTTTAAAACACAAATAACTCCCCAACATTTAGTTTTACAAATTAaaggacaaaagtttacacttaaggacattttgtctttagtaagtcttttactttcctttagcATTTATCTTTTCCttcagtaaaaataaaaatgacggAGCGTAGTGGGTCCatacttttgaatttgtttgtttaaataTATGACAGGTATAAATCCATCCtctatactcgaaggtaaacagttatttttactattcataatcccgatcgttgacagacttgagttagTAGTCATCTGTAATattactagcaaagaattgaaacaggaaaaagaaaaattgagaaaattgaaagactTTAGAGAAAATCTTAAAAGAGATACTCCCGACTATTGGGATATCATCTTTAGGAttcaaacaagaatctataaaatTGGGCAAGATATTGAAAATACTTTATATACTCTTAAAGAGGagcaaaaacctcttgattatttgagcattgatTAGATCCGCatatcactggtatcagagctagaAAAGAGCTCAGAAAGGGGAGTCCTCAATGGAGACAATGTCtgatttaatattagagaagttgaattctctacttaAATCTGCTGATGAGAACAACAGATCTTACtaaaagaattatctagatgtcaagatcatctagaaagactacctgctataatctaccaattacaaaaattggaaaacaaaatagattatattaaggaacttccaaaaacggaagaagaaaagctaacaagtgttagtagaaaaatcaatgaacagcaaaaaacgttggattctatgaaaaatatactgaaggacaagaaagtgcctacagtaaaaacaaagaaagctaatggatttaaaccattagaaagaCCATAAAAGAATCctgttcctaacatgatttttctggaaccatctactagtcagactagtatctgGTATGAAATGGAAAAAAGAGATATCAAAATGATGAGTATCttcggaaaaaagaaaggagtacaactcctcaatgctgaagaattcgaattcaatgaaattgaacaggaggtaaaaaactccgcaattccaaaattagattttaaacaaatctataaaaggggaaaatttgatgtgttggatagccatcattgtaaattattggaatttacaaccccctctacgacaggagaaacagatctactAATGATCACTCCTGATGAAGTTGCCCGAGCAAGAacatcaatttatgcatattggagcagtccaagtatgCATAAAACTTTTTACATGaaaaggcataaactgttcagtcctatgtgtcttacaagacaatagactaacagattttcaagctagctttttgggaacccttgaagcatccttatgcaatcaagtggcgtATTTTAACTGCTTCCcaaacttctcaaccagcttgaaagatgcagctcactgtctacgaTTAAGattcaagacagatggcatatcaaagaaaaaagatatgcaagaattagctatagtatacagaatatactataaactgattaGTACTACAGtagaaccaaagacaaggatatcaaatatcccaggtcttactactagATTCCTCACCAGTTAGAAGAACCATTCgcaacagattcacaaggttacttggaatgaagtaacttttcctattgaatggaaattgtctggtccgaaaaaaccagcagaaaatgGCAAAGCGGAaatttatgaaagcagaaagactggagatattAGTCTAAAATTcgacgatcacagaaaaagtgacgtctgtcctgaaaatgtcaggttaaacaacaatcttcttagaagaagctacagcactagagaagctagtgtgaGTGGTACCAAATTCTCTGTTGAGGATCCAATAGAAcctatcactgaagaagaattagaagctgatctaaacggaccagtaaatatgcttagagcacaaaagctctatgacctctatgatgaagcagaatcctgcgaaaatcctgaatgattagaaaaactaatcgaagaaatgaaaattttcaaaccaggaaaagaaagaaaactccttccttatcaggatattgaaatggaaggaGAAAACTCCAAAACAGTCATCataagagaaaagggaaaaataaaactcCCTACACAGAAAGCCCCTACTGcgaaaaatggagaaagaaattctcaaagatttgtcccagaggacaatatacccagaataccaatttccactcATGGTATCtagctaaatctagacaaagctctagacaagagaaaactcttgaccaatgggttgatagcctgatAATGGCTTTAGctctaacccttggaaaattcaaaacaccagatcttcaggtgtactaCGAAACTAGTCCCACCGGAGTAGCAaaaagtattacttctcttttaaagagactgccagaggaaaagactggctcgaagaaattaaaaatttaaaatctctgtatgattttgcagtacccctgtatgatcaattctgtggagatctctcaaatctgagtgagaaggcCAAGTCAAATATCcatgctctcaaaatttgtgacatgagatattttgaagaatacttgaatgaatttcaagaatattaccgTACAATTGGCGAACTAGAAAttactgatctagtcaacctattgcacaggaaactccctgaaTCATGGAGGACAGCtatgagagaaagcatagctgaaaaactaattgaaagattttcagttggaggaattgccgacagaatcaggtaattactaaaagaacaatgcaaagccaatcttagagatAAGATGGCCaaaaaacaactcaaaggagttgaaaatttctgttatggaatgtcggttatgccaaccaactggagatgtcatgaatccaagtagagtacttagaatctagacagctgaatgttctacatgtcaaaaattgggaagaaagtaagacggaAGCAATATCGTCTGCTTACCAGGTGAACCCTGGtgcattcgtttgtgactactgcttatgtcacgaaaagaatggacttcctatgttttgtgaaacgtcaaaaaagacttatcacaaagaatgcttcatagctgaagcaagaagaaagatCAAGAATGGCTTTgtgtagaacaagaatatgaagaatatttctctgagtaAAAAGAGAAAGAACTAGAAACTCAGTTCCAAGAAATTACGAAATCATCTtcctaaaaaataaagaaagaaaaaatcgaggaagaaaaactcgataCAACCACTGAATTGGTTgtaataccagaaaatgttctagaagaatgtaaaccattcatatctcaggaacaagctcaagaaaatgagcttcaacaatcgaaagtcgtctctactagtagatacagcaactacatagagatcggactcaaattccttgatcacaaaaaatatcatctacatgcctttgtggATAATGGGTCAGGCtttacagttgcaaagagatttgcaattccaaaagaactctggaaaaaagataagaaaagaatagctattggtgtccagtttgatggaagccacCTAACCATGAACAGGTAGCTAGAAATGTTCACATCACCAtgggtggaggaacatttgtaATCAACACTCTTTGGCAATAAGAAGGCCAatgatctgatttcttgttgggaaatgattttattctccaacaaagattcatccAAGACGAAGAAGCAATAGGATTCAGAAAAGGGGACAGAGTGTACTGGGCAGATATGCTTACTCAAGCCAAAAGCgtagtaggtccaaactttactacacaatatcagagatcacaacagaatagtggtgatcttaccccctacaaacccaaatttgaaaccatcctccaaattaaacaacaacaagaactacttgttgaagaatcatcttctgaagatgaagaagaagaagaaacaactagcgcagatgaagaagctaggttcatccatgagcataagctcaagcactttcagaataagcttgagtctaaaaaaacacacactcttgataaaatcaagaaactactcgaacagaacatcgatgtagaccctcagaaattttgggaaaaagacccagtggtctgtgaattaagattacatgatatgaatgtcatctgtcatgtcaaagctattcctcagtacaaagaggaagataaaaaagaattcagaaaagatattgaagatctcctgaacaagggattgattcaaccatccactagccctcatcatgctccatcattctacgtgagaaatcatgcagaaaacctcagaggCAAAGCTAGATggtaattgactacagagatgtcaacaagaagactgtcaaagacggttaccaaattgctcaagtaagagtactgatcaaccagctcagaggagctaaagtcttttcaaaattcgacgcaaagtcgggtttctggcaagtcaagatgcatcctgagagtgttccTCTTACTGCATTCAGAACACCACAaggacattacgaatggttagtaatgccttttggtctaaaacaagccccttcaatattccaaagaaagatggataacatcttcaaacatgtggcttcattctgcgtcgtctatattgatgacatccttgtcttctccaaaaatagagaagaacacatgaaacacctctatgaggttgtaaagctgatagttcagcatgaaattatcctaggagaaaataaaatcttctttatcctagatgaagttgatttcctaggaataaatatcaagaatggagtaataaaactccaacctcacatccttgagaaaatctggaagttcccagatagaattcctgatgctaagagtctagaaagattcttaggagttatcaattatgggagagatttcattcccaaaatctcatgactaacaacaatgttatctcctaaaacaagttccaagagaaaatggaatttcacaaaagatgatgagaaaattgtgaagtagataaaaaatctctgcaaaaacctccctcctctacaacaaccagaggaaaatgatgaaattatcctccaaacagatgcgagtgataattactggttcGGTTTTGTTCTGGTAAAAatgcctggaactaacattgaaaaaatctgcaaattttgtagcagcaagttcagccctgcagaactaaactatcccacaggggaaaaataaattttggttgtcaagaaaacaattttaaattctccagcttttcttggaaaaccctttactgtccgcaccgattgtgctagagtaaagaatttcaaaaattataaacttgataaagctgctgatagaggaagattagcaaactggcaattatttcttaaccaatataatcataatgttgaattaattgcaggaaacaagaatcaTCTTTCAGACGCCCTAACCAGAGAAATGGGAATGTTCGGCcaaaaagatgacgacgaaggtcgcaaCCCCataagcagaagaactgggaaagaacatgaaactgatgaggatcctaaagaaaaaatcctcaaaagatttcTGCTAAGCCCGAAAGGTttggccacaactgatcaatcctagggtaaaggattggctagcccgtctcaaacggcagacggtaaaggctcatcaagaccgttgacggctgttgctttgccaaaaagcaaaccaactccaactgaagttataaatgtttttaattatgaattaagaacctttgcTGATCCTATGTTCAGAACTGGTAGGAGGCTAGCTTACCACCAGAAGGCAGTCCTGGATaacctcttatttgcctttcaagaaagaaataaTGGTATTATGTTCCCAGCtttgtttgcattagctgaagaactccatgaaaatgctagaccacagcATGAAGAAGTATATATAGCAGAGTATTGTCAGAAGTGAAAAAATTCACTAtcttgaagatccagaaagtgctagagttcctatcatagcactaaaagaatcagattggtttAACTTCCATAATCTGATTGGAAGCCATAATTCTGAAAACTgtattcctccaaccctcttcattgttgcaggaccttatgttggaagatatggagttaatgttcagagtgaacatcctcaagaacacaaggtttggcttgttgaaaatgattttgttcataatctatggaccaaaacaaatgatgatctcaaaggccTACCCCCTATCATCGTCAACACGgtcaaaaatatcagaaaaaatgactgtactcttagactgaagttcagatctactccacTAGAATGGATTCAGAGAACAAACAGTGAAGTTGAATACAtttctccttatcattatgtgagaattattcaaaaagatatcttcagcctgcctgtgttggatacaatggccagccaaattcaAGTACCCCATGGTGAAGGCCATGTCTCTCGAATACATCAAGAAGattataacgtcccgaacctgaagttaccggtttactagtcatttggacggtaaacggccTTTACTtccacttttactgtcgtttcagtgCTTTTAGTGatcctaaaagttgactttttattcgggtcaaaatttgagaaaatgttc
Coding sequences:
- the LOC121050169 gene encoding uncharacterized protein LOC121050169 isoform X6, with product MRLGRGGGWEVNDEGEKSRGCGRGRGRRGRSGGSGKDRVDALGILSLSEGIIRVFQPLGRKWGTFDMCKPRPLNNEHMLHLFWQGQIIGVHAAMDLFKCFLSPPIFPAIRNSPSQRR